In the Helianthus annuus cultivar XRQ/B chromosome 11, HanXRQr2.0-SUNRISE, whole genome shotgun sequence genome, one interval contains:
- the LOC110890328 gene encoding DDRGK domain-containing protein 1 isoform X1, with amino-acid sequence MEDIFVAILSMLLLVALIPLYLWKRRQVPQSRDEHDEQPQQIQQREAVVRPTGARSRMRRRHTSAASSSSAPQTVEETEDGSDEEAVEGEYYNAKASKKKGRKKEERQAQRQAEEAARESRNTKQDRYAEMRRRKDEEHEARERMLEEEAAARKAKEEEAAALEFEKWKGEFSVDAEGTTENEVQDGTQGLLFDFVEYIKKQKCVPLEDLAAEFKLRTQDCINRITSLEDMGRLSGVMDDRGKYIYISHEEMQAVADYIKREGRVSIAHLASQSNQFIDLEPKSQLVEDLGIADEITVA; translated from the exons ATGGAGGATATATTTGTAGCAATCCTTTCAATGCTTCTTCTTGTTGCGTTGATTCCACTTTACCTATGGAAACGCCGTCAGGTCCCGCAGTCACGTGACGAACACGATGAACAACCACAG CAGATTCAGCAGAGAGAAGCTGTTGTAAGACCTACTGGTGCTCGAAGTCGGATGCGCAGACGGCATACGTCTGCAGCTAGCTCATCTTCAGCTCCACAAACTGTAGAAG AAACTGAGGATGGAAGTGATGAAGAAGCGGTGGAAGGGGAATATTATAATGCGAAAGCGTCGAAGAAGAAAGGCAGGAAGAAAGAGGAACGACAAGCGCAACGCCAG GCTGAGGAGGCTGCAAGGGAGTCGAGAAATACGAAACAAGATCGTTATGCCGAAATGCGCAGGAGGAAAGATGAGGAACATGAAGCAAGGGAACGGATGCTG GAAGAAGAAGCTGCGGCTCGAAAGGCCAAAGAAGAGGAAGCAGCAGCTTTAGAGTTTGAGAAATGGAAAGGCGAGTTTTCAGTAGATGCTGAAGGTACTACAGAAAATGAAGTTCAAGATGGAACCCAGGGTTTACTTTTTGATTTTGTTGAGTACATTAAG AAACAGAAATGTGTTCCATTGGAAGATCTTGCTGCAGAATTTAAACTAAGGACTCAG GACTGTATCAACCGAATCACCTCATTGGAAGATATGG GGAGATTGTCGGGTGTAATGGACGATAGAGGAAAGTACATATACATCTCACATGAAGAAATGCAGGCAGTTGCAGACTACATCAAGCGTGAAGGTCGGGTCAGCATTGCACATCTAGCAAGCCAGTCAAATCAGTTCATAGATTTGGAACCCAAATCACAGCTTGTCGAGGATTTAGGCATTGCAGATGAGATTACAGTTGCTTGA
- the LOC110890328 gene encoding DDRGK domain-containing protein 1 isoform X2, with protein MEDIFVAILSMLLLVALIPLYLWKRRQVPQSRDEHDEQPQIQQREAVVRPTGARSRMRRRHTSAASSSSAPQTVEETEDGSDEEAVEGEYYNAKASKKKGRKKEERQAQRQAEEAARESRNTKQDRYAEMRRRKDEEHEARERMLEEEAAARKAKEEEAAALEFEKWKGEFSVDAEGTTENEVQDGTQGLLFDFVEYIKKQKCVPLEDLAAEFKLRTQDCINRITSLEDMGRLSGVMDDRGKYIYISHEEMQAVADYIKREGRVSIAHLASQSNQFIDLEPKSQLVEDLGIADEITVA; from the exons ATGGAGGATATATTTGTAGCAATCCTTTCAATGCTTCTTCTTGTTGCGTTGATTCCACTTTACCTATGGAAACGCCGTCAGGTCCCGCAGTCACGTGACGAACACGATGAACAACCACAG ATTCAGCAGAGAGAAGCTGTTGTAAGACCTACTGGTGCTCGAAGTCGGATGCGCAGACGGCATACGTCTGCAGCTAGCTCATCTTCAGCTCCACAAACTGTAGAAG AAACTGAGGATGGAAGTGATGAAGAAGCGGTGGAAGGGGAATATTATAATGCGAAAGCGTCGAAGAAGAAAGGCAGGAAGAAAGAGGAACGACAAGCGCAACGCCAG GCTGAGGAGGCTGCAAGGGAGTCGAGAAATACGAAACAAGATCGTTATGCCGAAATGCGCAGGAGGAAAGATGAGGAACATGAAGCAAGGGAACGGATGCTG GAAGAAGAAGCTGCGGCTCGAAAGGCCAAAGAAGAGGAAGCAGCAGCTTTAGAGTTTGAGAAATGGAAAGGCGAGTTTTCAGTAGATGCTGAAGGTACTACAGAAAATGAAGTTCAAGATGGAACCCAGGGTTTACTTTTTGATTTTGTTGAGTACATTAAG AAACAGAAATGTGTTCCATTGGAAGATCTTGCTGCAGAATTTAAACTAAGGACTCAG GACTGTATCAACCGAATCACCTCATTGGAAGATATGG GGAGATTGTCGGGTGTAATGGACGATAGAGGAAAGTACATATACATCTCACATGAAGAAATGCAGGCAGTTGCAGACTACATCAAGCGTGAAGGTCGGGTCAGCATTGCACATCTAGCAAGCCAGTCAAATCAGTTCATAGATTTGGAACCCAAATCACAGCTTGTCGAGGATTTAGGCATTGCAGATGAGATTACAGTTGCTTGA